One Brevibacillus choshinensis genomic window carries:
- the opp4C gene encoding oligopeptide ABC transporter permease: MSMVNVKTEHEIPLASQHIQMGAEESYFRMIVKRFLKHKLAVLGLIVFCLIILSAALAPVIAPSDPYAISGEFAAAPSDAHMLGTDQVGRDLLSRLIYASRVSLSVGVGAVAIYVVIGTVLGAMAGYFGKWVDMIIMRITDVFMSFPYLMVILVLVSIMGPSLFNIVVVLGLLGWPAIARIVRGSVLSIKEMDYIKAGIALGYSTPKIVFQHILPNCLAPILVNATFGIAQAIIMEASLSFLGMGVQPPTASWGNMLTEAQSLTVLSSQPWLWVPPGLMILLAVLSINFMGDGLRDAMDPRSLK, from the coding sequence ATGTCGATGGTCAATGTGAAAACAGAGCATGAGATTCCACTGGCGAGTCAACACATCCAGATGGGGGCGGAAGAAAGCTATTTCCGAATGATTGTCAAACGATTCCTCAAGCACAAGCTCGCTGTGCTAGGCTTGATTGTATTTTGTCTGATTATTTTGTCAGCAGCTTTGGCGCCCGTCATCGCTCCCAGCGATCCGTACGCCATCTCTGGAGAGTTCGCAGCGGCTCCGTCCGATGCGCATATGCTGGGGACGGACCAGGTCGGCCGGGATCTGTTGAGTCGCCTGATCTATGCCTCGCGGGTCTCGCTCTCTGTAGGCGTTGGCGCAGTAGCCATTTACGTGGTCATTGGCACGGTGCTTGGGGCCATGGCAGGATATTTCGGCAAATGGGTTGATATGATCATCATGCGTATCACGGATGTCTTCATGTCATTCCCGTACCTCATGGTCATTCTGGTCCTCGTGAGCATCATGGGACCGAGCTTGTTCAACATCGTCGTCGTGCTGGGGCTGCTAGGCTGGCCAGCCATCGCTCGCATCGTCCGGGGAAGCGTACTCTCGATCAAGGAGATGGATTACATCAAAGCGGGGATCGCGCTCGGCTATTCCACACCCAAAATTGTCTTTCAGCATATTTTGCCGAACTGCTTGGCGCCTATTTTGGTCAATGCGACGTTCGGGATCGCCCAGGCAATCATCATGGAGGCATCCCTCAGCTTTCTGGGGATGGGGGTTCAGCCTCCGACGGCGAGCTGGGGCAACATGCTGACAGAAGCACAATCACTGACGGTATTATCATCCCAGCCTTGGCTTTGGGTCCCGCCTGGCTTGATGATCCTGCTGGCTGTCCTCTCGATCAATTTCATGGGTGACGGCCTCAGGGATGCAATGGATCCGAGGAGCTTGAAGTAA
- a CDS encoding S9 family peptidase has protein sequence MILDYLQVQSAFQMKVMPGKNGWTFLSKISGNAQLWRWDEEDSRPVQLTFLPDRVVDYSHSPCGTKTVVGMDSKGDERQQLFLLTEEGKVARALTDSPSHFHYLGGWSPCGEKIVWSSNRRHSRCFDIFVQNVETGDCEEVFQYDGRCDPVAWLPDGSGIIFSVQETNIDNALYRLDLQSRSASRLSICNQNARFLSVKLTKDGRGGYLVTDRGEDTMGLCQFTFDSPELECLVHTAGCDIEEIVLSQDERQIAFTTNEGGISTLSVLSLSDQTCIKAEDVPFGVIQSLDWQSGEQLTFTLKSPTMPGDIWTYSIPAQTARRITYIGKSEAIDATLITPELKSFRSFDGLEVPYFYYAKEAAEECPVVVYVHGGPESQIRAEYHPVFQYLANQGFIVAAPNVRGSMGYGRTYVQLDDKRKRMDSVADLAWLAKSLSHLEQVNPHAIGIMGRSYGGFMVLAAMTHYPELWSAGVDIVGISHFRTFLENTGEWRRSLREAEYGSLAEDSDFFEEIAPLNHSDKINAPLLVFHGRNDTRVPVSEAEQLVADMKARGQQVDLHIYEDEGHMTEKLDNHITMNHKITEFFLHHLAKSNSDEE, from the coding sequence GTGATCTTGGACTATTTGCAAGTGCAATCTGCCTTTCAGATGAAAGTCATGCCGGGGAAAAACGGCTGGACCTTTCTCAGCAAAATCTCTGGCAATGCTCAGTTGTGGCGCTGGGATGAAGAAGATTCAAGACCTGTGCAATTGACGTTTTTGCCCGACCGAGTGGTTGACTATAGCCACTCTCCATGCGGAACGAAGACAGTCGTCGGCATGGATAGCAAGGGAGATGAGCGGCAGCAGCTATTTTTGCTCACCGAAGAAGGAAAGGTCGCGCGGGCGTTGACGGATTCTCCGTCACACTTTCACTACCTCGGGGGATGGTCCCCATGCGGAGAGAAGATCGTCTGGTCCAGCAACCGCCGACATTCGCGCTGCTTCGATATCTTCGTACAGAACGTCGAGACAGGGGACTGCGAGGAGGTCTTTCAGTACGACGGAAGATGTGACCCGGTAGCTTGGCTACCTGATGGCAGCGGGATTATTTTCAGCGTGCAAGAAACCAACATCGACAATGCTCTCTATCGGTTAGACTTGCAATCCAGGTCAGCGAGCAGGCTTTCGATTTGCAATCAAAATGCCCGATTTCTTTCCGTGAAGCTCACCAAGGACGGGAGGGGCGGCTATCTTGTGACCGATCGCGGTGAGGACACGATGGGCTTGTGCCAGTTTACCTTTGACAGTCCAGAACTGGAGTGCCTGGTCCATACAGCGGGGTGTGACATCGAGGAAATCGTTCTTTCCCAAGATGAACGGCAGATTGCGTTTACGACAAATGAAGGCGGTATTTCCACGCTGTCTGTCCTTTCTTTGTCCGATCAAACGTGCATAAAAGCGGAGGACGTCCCATTTGGCGTCATCCAATCGCTGGACTGGCAATCCGGGGAGCAGTTGACTTTTACCTTGAAAAGCCCGACGATGCCGGGAGATATCTGGACGTATTCGATCCCGGCCCAAACTGCCAGACGGATTACGTACATAGGGAAATCGGAAGCGATCGATGCCACTCTGATCACACCAGAGCTCAAATCGTTCCGTTCCTTTGATGGGTTGGAAGTCCCTTATTTTTACTATGCGAAAGAAGCGGCTGAAGAGTGCCCCGTTGTCGTGTATGTTCATGGCGGACCCGAAAGCCAGATACGCGCCGAGTATCACCCCGTATTTCAGTACTTGGCCAACCAAGGCTTCATCGTCGCAGCACCAAACGTTCGGGGCAGCATGGGGTACGGTCGCACCTACGTGCAGCTCGACGACAAGCGAAAACGAATGGATTCGGTCGCAGACCTCGCTTGGCTTGCGAAGTCGCTTTCGCATCTCGAACAGGTGAATCCCCATGCGATTGGCATCATGGGGCGCAGCTATGGCGGGTTTATGGTTTTGGCCGCCATGACGCATTATCCGGAGCTTTGGTCAGCGGGCGTGGACATCGTTGGAATTTCCCACTTCCGCACGTTCCTCGAGAATACCGGAGAGTGGAGACGCAGTCTGCGAGAAGCGGAGTACGGTTCACTCGCGGAAGACAGCGACTTTTTCGAAGAGATTGCCCCTCTCAATCACTCCGATAAAATCAATGCGCCCTTGCTGGTGTTTCACGGACGCAACGATACCCGCGTACCTGTCAGCGAGGCAGAGCAGCTGGTCGCGGACATGAAAGCCAGAGGGCAGCAAGTAGACCTGCACATCTATGAAGACGAAGGCCACATGACGGAAAAGCTTGACAATCACATCACGATGAATCACAAGATCACCGAGTTTTTTCTGCATCACCTGGCGAAATCCAATTCGGACGAGGAGTGA
- a CDS encoding ABC transporter ATP-binding protein yields the protein MNITTPEKPTPLLEVQNLKKYFPIKKGIISRTVGHVKAVDGLDLTIYQGETISLVGESGCGKSTTGRAIVQLDPQTEGKVIFQGKELTSLSTMELRKMRTDLQIIFQDPYSSLNPRKRIGDLLSEPLLAHKLADKSEVTKKVDDILEIVGLSKFHKSRYPHEFSGGQRQRIGIARALILQPKLIVCDEPVSALDVSIQAQVLNLLKDLQKEFQLTYLFIAHGLGVVKYISDRIAVMYLGKIVELAKTEDIFKNPRHPYTQALLHAYPIPNPHLRNRERIVMEGDVPNPANPPKGCSFHARCPLAQNICKEKSPVLQGDHHTVACHFPLG from the coding sequence ATGAACATAACTACCCCAGAAAAACCCACACCATTGCTGGAAGTCCAAAATTTGAAAAAGTACTTCCCGATCAAAAAAGGGATCATTTCTCGTACCGTCGGTCACGTGAAAGCCGTTGATGGATTAGATCTGACCATCTATCAGGGAGAAACGATTTCCCTTGTAGGGGAGTCGGGTTGTGGAAAGTCGACGACAGGACGAGCGATCGTTCAATTGGATCCGCAGACAGAAGGAAAAGTCATTTTTCAGGGCAAGGAGCTTACTTCGCTGTCTACGATGGAACTGCGCAAAATGCGGACAGACCTGCAGATCATCTTTCAGGATCCATACTCCTCCCTGAATCCGAGAAAAAGAATCGGAGACCTCTTGTCAGAGCCTCTGCTCGCGCACAAGCTGGCAGACAAGAGTGAGGTTACCAAAAAAGTGGACGACATCCTGGAAATCGTAGGCTTGTCCAAGTTCCACAAAAGCCGCTACCCGCATGAGTTTTCAGGCGGGCAGAGGCAGCGGATCGGCATTGCCCGAGCACTGATCCTTCAGCCAAAGCTGATTGTCTGCGACGAGCCGGTGTCAGCGCTGGACGTTTCCATCCAGGCGCAAGTCTTGAATCTGCTCAAGGACCTCCAAAAAGAATTTCAATTGACCTATCTGTTCATTGCACACGGTCTAGGTGTCGTAAAGTACATCAGTGATCGAATAGCCGTCATGTATTTGGGCAAAATCGTCGAGCTCGCCAAAACGGAGGACATTTTCAAAAATCCTCGTCATCCGTATACACAGGCGCTGCTCCATGCGTATCCGATTCCCAATCCGCATCTGCGCAACAGGGAACGCATTGTGATGGAAGGGGATGTCCCCAATCCGGCCAATCCGCCCAAAGGCTGCAGCTTTCACGCCCGTTGTCCACTTGCGCAGAACATTTGCAAGGAGAAATCGCCAGTCCTGCAGGGCGACCATCATACCGTAGCCTGCCATTTTCCGCTGGGCTAA
- a CDS encoding ABC transporter ATP-binding protein: MEKNFLEVDKLQTAFKTDKGEVVSVEEVSFQLRQGETIGIVGESGCGKSVTSLSLMRLLGSSGFIKKGSITFNGKDLTKLTEAEMRQIRGNEISMIFQEPMTSLNPVFTIGNQMLELINLHMKLPAKEARAYAIEMLTRVGIPRASEIIDEYPHKLSGGMRQRVMIAMALSCKPKLLIADEPTTALDVTIQAQILELMKKLRNESNTAIMIISHDLGVIAEMADKVLVMYAGQVVEEADVFTLFDNPKHPYTKGLMDSIPHLEHDSDQRLFSIPGTVPTIHQMPQGCRFHTRCQYAIEKCAHEKPPLLPIEAHSDHRVRCWLLQDEPGRAPIPSRTEVIA, translated from the coding sequence TTGGAAAAAAACTTTTTGGAAGTAGATAAACTACAGACGGCATTCAAAACGGACAAGGGCGAGGTCGTCTCCGTGGAAGAAGTGAGCTTTCAGCTGAGGCAAGGCGAAACGATCGGGATCGTCGGTGAATCCGGATGCGGCAAGAGTGTCACGTCTTTGTCCCTCATGAGATTGCTCGGCAGCTCAGGTTTTATCAAAAAGGGCTCCATCACCTTCAACGGCAAGGATTTGACAAAGCTGACGGAAGCAGAGATGCGGCAGATCCGCGGAAATGAAATCTCCATGATCTTTCAGGAGCCGATGACCTCCTTGAATCCAGTCTTTACGATCGGGAATCAGATGCTGGAGCTGATCAATCTGCATATGAAGCTGCCTGCGAAAGAGGCGAGGGCATACGCGATTGAAATGCTGACCCGGGTCGGAATCCCGCGGGCATCGGAAATCATCGACGAATATCCCCACAAGCTTTCGGGTGGAATGAGGCAGCGGGTCATGATCGCCATGGCATTGTCTTGCAAGCCAAAATTATTGATTGCGGACGAACCGACCACAGCACTGGACGTTACGATCCAGGCACAGATTCTGGAGCTGATGAAAAAGCTGCGCAATGAGTCGAACACCGCGATCATGATCATTTCTCACGATTTGGGCGTAATCGCAGAGATGGCGGACAAAGTACTCGTCATGTACGCCGGCCAAGTCGTAGAAGAAGCAGATGTTTTCACCCTGTTCGACAACCCCAAGCACCCCTACACCAAAGGATTAATGGATTCGATCCCCCACCTAGAGCACGACAGCGACCAGAGGCTTTTCTCCATCCCTGGAACGGTACCGACCATTCATCAAATGCCACAAGGATGCCGGTTTCACACACGCTGCCAATACGCCATCGAAAAATGCGCACACGAAAAACCGCCTTTGCTCCCCATCGAAGCACACAGTGACCACCGAGTTCGCTGCTGGCTGCTGCAAGACGAACCAGGCCGAGCCCCTATCCCGTCCAGGACAGAGGTGATCGCATGA
- a CDS encoding S9 family peptidase, translating into MVQNKRGITAEDFYRMRYTSDPQLSPDGKAVAYVQTMVDDDRSYRNHLFIQSMEDRTVTALTEGAVRDTSPRWSPDGSQICFVSKRSGTSQIWLIDAKGGEPKQLTRCKTGAANPVWSPDGKHIAFSSMMTADDSFEELESEEKKEAPKKAIVVNRMKYKSDDFGYVYDTTKHIAVVHVETGEITPLTKGDYLHTVGAWSPDGQWLAITANRVENTDTQHSVDVYLVPVGGGEWKKLTRSMGTFFFPSWSADSKKLSYMGSESPTQLIATQKKLWVTDLESGIQTCLTADWDVQVGDSTIGDVRSPGHPNPGGVWTTDGAGMYFIASERGNSGLYHATLNGEITQIVGGPRNIYGFSLHAEQNKAVIAVSDPFTPGDLYEVDLLTGEEVRLTDVNRELLAELELPEPIELEYEGQDGWKLHGWLLKPVGHKADQKYPMVLQIHGGPHSMYGNTFFHEFQLLAANGYAVLYTNPRGSLGYGEKFVQACCGDYGGNDYLDLMSAVKYACERFDWIDTDRLGVAGGSYGGFMTNWIVGQTKLFKAAVTDRSICNWLSFYGVSDIGYYFSAEEIQANPFDNPEKLWQHSPIRHVANIETPLLIMHGEQDHRCPIEQAEQLYIALQHQGKAPVSFIRFPGASHELSRSGDPVQRVLRLQYTAEWFDTYLHQTEKVVME; encoded by the coding sequence ATGGTACAAAACAAACGAGGCATTACTGCAGAGGATTTTTATCGGATGCGTTATACGAGTGACCCGCAGCTATCTCCGGATGGGAAGGCTGTCGCCTACGTACAGACCATGGTGGACGACGACCGTTCGTATCGGAATCACCTGTTCATCCAGTCGATGGAGGACAGGACGGTGACAGCCTTGACAGAAGGAGCTGTCAGGGATACTTCGCCGCGCTGGTCTCCAGACGGTTCTCAGATTTGTTTTGTCTCCAAGCGTTCCGGAACGTCTCAGATCTGGCTGATCGATGCCAAAGGAGGGGAGCCCAAGCAGCTTACCCGCTGCAAAACGGGTGCAGCGAATCCTGTCTGGTCCCCGGATGGCAAGCACATCGCTTTCTCGTCCATGATGACGGCTGATGATTCGTTTGAGGAGCTGGAGAGCGAAGAAAAGAAGGAAGCGCCAAAAAAAGCGATCGTCGTCAATCGCATGAAGTACAAGTCGGATGATTTCGGCTATGTTTACGACACGACCAAGCATATCGCCGTGGTGCATGTAGAGACAGGGGAGATCACCCCTCTTACAAAAGGTGATTACCTGCATACAGTGGGCGCATGGTCTCCAGACGGTCAATGGCTGGCCATTACTGCCAATCGCGTAGAGAATACCGATACGCAGCACAGCGTTGACGTTTATCTCGTCCCTGTGGGTGGGGGCGAGTGGAAAAAACTGACCCGCAGCATGGGCACCTTCTTTTTCCCCAGCTGGTCAGCAGATAGCAAAAAGCTGTCTTATATGGGAAGCGAGTCGCCGACACAGCTGATCGCGACGCAAAAGAAGCTGTGGGTAACCGATCTGGAAAGCGGCATCCAGACGTGCCTCACTGCTGATTGGGACGTTCAGGTGGGAGACTCGACGATCGGGGATGTGCGTTCTCCGGGTCATCCGAATCCGGGAGGCGTCTGGACAACGGATGGAGCAGGCATGTATTTCATCGCCAGCGAACGCGGGAACTCCGGGCTGTACCATGCGACCCTGAATGGGGAAATCACACAGATTGTTGGAGGACCGCGCAACATTTATGGCTTCTCTCTGCATGCAGAGCAAAACAAAGCGGTGATTGCGGTCAGTGATCCGTTCACGCCGGGAGATCTCTATGAAGTCGATCTGCTGACAGGGGAAGAAGTGCGTCTGACGGATGTCAATCGCGAGCTGCTGGCCGAGCTGGAATTACCCGAACCGATCGAATTGGAGTACGAAGGGCAAGATGGCTGGAAGCTGCACGGCTGGCTTCTGAAACCCGTAGGGCATAAGGCCGATCAAAAATACCCGATGGTCCTGCAGATCCACGGAGGTCCGCATTCCATGTACGGAAATACGTTTTTCCATGAGTTCCAGCTGCTTGCGGCAAATGGCTATGCCGTCCTCTATACTAACCCGCGCGGCAGCTTGGGCTACGGAGAGAAATTTGTGCAGGCTTGCTGCGGTGATTACGGAGGAAACGACTACCTCGATCTGATGAGCGCGGTGAAGTACGCGTGCGAACGGTTCGATTGGATTGACACCGATCGCTTGGGAGTGGCAGGGGGCAGCTACGGAGGTTTTATGACCAACTGGATCGTCGGTCAGACGAAGCTGTTCAAAGCGGCTGTGACGGATCGGAGCATCTGCAACTGGCTCAGCTTCTACGGGGTGAGCGACATCGGCTACTATTTCTCGGCAGAGGAAATCCAGGCCAACCCGTTTGACAATCCCGAAAAGCTCTGGCAGCACTCGCCGATCCGCCATGTCGCCAACATCGAGACGCCGCTGCTCATCATGCACGGCGAACAGGATCATCGCTGCCCGATCGAACAGGCGGAGCAGCTGTACATCGCGTTGCAGCACCAAGGAAAAGCGCCGGTGAGCTTCATCCGATTCCCGGGTGCCAGCCACGAGCTGTCACGCAGTGGAGATCCGGTGCAGCGAGTGCTGCGACTGCAGTATACAGCGGAGTGGTTTGACACGTATTTGCACCAAACAGAAAAAGTGGTCATGGAATAA
- a CDS encoding M20 family metallopeptidase, which translates to MLNNWFAQIEAMYEQMVAWRRHMHQYPELSFQEVETPKMIAGILESYGIDVKTHVGGRGVVGTIRGAKPGKTIALRADFDALPIPDEKDVPYKSKVPGVMHACGHDGHTATLLAVAKVLSENRDKLSGNVVLLHQHAEELAPGGALEMIADGCLDGVDVVFGTHLTSQAPTGTYLYSKGYAMAAADSFEIKVQGKGGHGASPHETIDAVAIGAQLINQLQYIVSRQINPQKAAVLSVGSFHAGNAGNVIADSAILKGTVRSFDENVREHMQREVTNIVNGIGVALHADCQLTYQSGYPAVYNHAAETDVFLETVRQFAEGSQLVEMTPIMGSEDFAYYLLEKPGMFFFTGARNEETGAKYPHHHPMFDFDEQAMVHAAKALVALVYHYAVEEETKPVPEAAL; encoded by the coding sequence ATGCTGAATAACTGGTTTGCGCAGATTGAAGCGATGTACGAGCAGATGGTCGCGTGGAGAAGGCATATGCATCAGTATCCTGAGCTTTCGTTTCAAGAAGTGGAGACACCCAAGATGATTGCGGGCATTCTGGAGAGTTATGGCATTGACGTGAAAACGCACGTCGGCGGCCGAGGCGTTGTCGGTACCATTCGTGGGGCAAAGCCTGGGAAGACGATCGCTTTGCGGGCAGACTTTGATGCGCTCCCCATTCCGGACGAAAAGGATGTCCCGTACAAGTCAAAAGTACCCGGCGTCATGCACGCTTGCGGCCACGACGGACACACCGCAACCTTGCTCGCTGTAGCAAAAGTGCTGAGTGAAAATCGGGACAAGCTCTCGGGAAATGTGGTTTTGCTCCATCAACACGCAGAAGAGCTCGCTCCGGGCGGTGCACTCGAGATGATTGCAGACGGTTGTCTGGATGGCGTCGATGTCGTGTTTGGCACCCATCTCACTTCCCAGGCACCGACAGGCACATACTTGTACAGCAAAGGATACGCGATGGCAGCAGCAGACTCATTTGAGATCAAGGTGCAGGGAAAAGGTGGACATGGAGCATCCCCGCACGAAACGATAGATGCCGTGGCGATCGGAGCACAGCTCATCAATCAGCTGCAATACATCGTCAGCAGACAGATCAATCCGCAGAAAGCAGCGGTCCTATCGGTAGGGTCCTTCCACGCAGGAAATGCAGGGAATGTGATTGCGGACTCGGCAATATTGAAAGGGACCGTGCGTTCTTTTGATGAGAATGTCAGGGAGCATATGCAGCGCGAGGTTACCAATATCGTGAACGGGATCGGTGTAGCCTTGCATGCGGATTGTCAGTTGACCTATCAGTCTGGATATCCGGCGGTCTACAATCACGCTGCAGAGACGGATGTCTTCCTGGAAACGGTACGACAATTTGCGGAAGGAAGCCAGCTGGTGGAAATGACGCCGATTATGGGCAGCGAGGATTTTGCCTACTATTTGCTTGAAAAGCCAGGGATGTTTTTCTTTACGGGTGCCCGAAATGAAGAGACGGGAGCCAAATACCCACATCATCACCCGATGTTCGACTTCGATGAACAGGCGATGGTTCACGCAGCAAAAGCATTGGTTGCCCTCGTTTATCATTACGCTGTAGAGGAAGAGACAAAGCCGGTTCCCGAAGCAGCACTGTAG
- a CDS encoding DMT family transporter, translating to MIRSYLLLLFCVTLWGSNFVFGSMLVKEFPPLFLADVRLMFTSLFLLSYAWITKKFVKIKPREWGLLILLGLIGTLANQTAYFNGLLTTDATTASLILSMSPIVTAILASLFLKEQFTLRMKIGSAVALLGTFCVVGIGAGLTISKGVMLIVIAMITFSSSMIIIRKLTETMHPFISTVYSTTVGTLFLTPAAFLSIEPGTHISHEVWAWAMLITTAIFMQGVCGLVWNQQLKVVGTGKAAIFLNLQPFVAMLVGFLLLGSQVTAIQATGSLLIVAGVVVASVRSQKSTSNKQTQLATNRTESM from the coding sequence ATGATTCGATCATACTTGCTATTGCTTTTTTGTGTGACACTGTGGGGAAGTAATTTCGTGTTCGGGAGCATGCTGGTCAAAGAATTTCCTCCCCTGTTTTTGGCAGATGTTCGATTGATGTTTACCTCACTGTTTTTGCTCAGTTACGCGTGGATTACGAAGAAATTTGTGAAAATCAAGCCAAGGGAGTGGGGCTTGCTTATTTTGCTCGGGCTCATCGGTACTCTGGCGAATCAGACGGCGTACTTCAATGGCTTGCTCACCACGGATGCCACCACGGCTTCCCTGATCCTTTCCATGTCGCCGATTGTGACGGCCATACTGGCTTCCCTGTTTCTCAAGGAGCAATTCACGCTGCGCATGAAGATCGGATCGGCAGTGGCACTCCTCGGCACGTTTTGCGTGGTGGGAATCGGGGCCGGATTGACCATTTCCAAAGGCGTGATGCTTATCGTCATCGCGATGATCACCTTTTCCTCCTCCATGATCATCATCCGCAAACTGACGGAGACGATGCATCCGTTTATCTCGACGGTGTACTCCACGACAGTGGGGACCTTGTTCCTGACACCTGCCGCGTTTCTTTCCATCGAACCGGGCACCCATATCAGCCATGAGGTCTGGGCATGGGCGATGCTGATTACGACCGCTATCTTTATGCAAGGCGTTTGCGGTCTGGTCTGGAATCAGCAGCTGAAGGTAGTGGGGACGGGAAAAGCAGCCATCTTCCTGAATTTGCAGCCGTTTGTGGCGATGCTGGTCGGATTCCTGCTGCTCGGCTCTCAGGTAACGGCCATTCAGGCGACAGGCTCATTGCTGATCGTTGCGGGAGTCGTTGTGGCTAGCGTACGCTCTCAGAAATCAACGAGTAACAAGCAAACGCAACTGGCAACAAATCGAACAGAGTCCATGTAA
- a CDS encoding ABC transporter permease has product MFPYIIRRLLIAIPVLLGVTVFSFFIVNLAPGNPVEMFVNPDTSAADIELKKEALGLNDPIYVQYVRWLGNLVQGDFGFSYSTYEPVMGMVSSRIGPTLLLMGTALIVAYLIAIPIGVLSATRQYSWLDYLSTSVSFLGISIPHFFLGLGFIYIFAVQLHALPTGGMTTLGSDGGFGDTFKHLIMPALVLGAGIAGRMVRYVRSSMLDILGQDYLRTARSKGLREFFVINKHGFRNALIPIITVIGIDVSVLIGGAVVTEQIFQWPGLGQLTIQSIGSRDYPTLMAINFLAAIAVLSSNLLADIFYSVADPRIKYD; this is encoded by the coding sequence ATGTTTCCGTATATCATCCGAAGACTCTTGATTGCCATTCCTGTTCTCCTCGGGGTTACGGTATTCAGCTTTTTCATCGTGAATCTGGCTCCGGGAAACCCGGTGGAGATGTTCGTCAATCCGGATACGTCCGCAGCCGATATCGAACTGAAAAAAGAAGCGTTGGGGCTAAATGACCCGATTTACGTCCAATACGTCCGCTGGCTCGGCAATTTGGTTCAGGGAGACTTCGGTTTCTCGTATTCGACGTACGAGCCTGTGATGGGAATGGTCTCTTCCCGTATCGGACCGACGCTGCTCCTGATGGGGACGGCCCTGATCGTCGCGTACCTCATTGCGATCCCGATCGGGGTGCTGAGTGCGACTAGACAGTACTCTTGGCTCGATTATTTATCGACGTCCGTCTCTTTTTTGGGTATTTCCATTCCTCACTTTTTTCTGGGCCTCGGATTCATTTACATATTCGCGGTCCAGCTGCACGCGCTGCCGACAGGAGGAATGACTACGCTTGGGAGTGACGGCGGCTTTGGCGATACGTTCAAGCATTTGATCATGCCGGCGCTGGTGCTCGGTGCAGGTATCGCCGGAAGGATGGTTCGCTACGTTCGCTCCAGCATGCTGGATATCCTGGGTCAAGATTATTTGCGGACGGCGCGTTCCAAGGGATTGCGCGAATTTTTCGTCATTAACAAGCACGGCTTTCGCAACGCTCTGATACCGATTATTACAGTGATCGGGATCGATGTCTCTGTATTGATTGGGGGTGCAGTCGTTACCGAGCAGATTTTTCAGTGGCCGGGCTTGGGACAGCTGACCATCCAGTCGATTGGCTCTCGGGATTATCCTACCTTGATGGCGATCAACTTCCTGGCAGCCATTGCCGTGCTGTCATCCAATCTGCTCGCGGACATCTTCTATTCGGTTGCAGATCCGCGCATCAAATATGATTAA
- a CDS encoding response regulator transcription factor produces the protein MDILVSDDHPLFRNGVRNLLRTTDDLRVVGEASTGEEAIALASSLQPDLILMDIRMPGCNGIEATRQILEKHPRMQILILTMFKDDQSVFAAMRAGARGYVLKDADEAELIQSIRMVGNGGAVFGSDIASRMIHYFSNPAPDEPLMDASLSELTKREREILERIAEGDSNAKIASRLQLTTKTVANYVSTILNKLQVVDRNEAGRLVKKMRDGDQLDLT, from the coding sequence TTGGACATTCTTGTCTCTGACGACCACCCCCTGTTTCGCAATGGAGTCCGCAATCTTTTGCGCACCACTGACGACTTGCGCGTGGTCGGTGAAGCGTCGACTGGCGAAGAGGCGATTGCCCTCGCTTCCAGCCTGCAGCCCGATTTGATTTTAATGGACATACGCATGCCAGGATGCAACGGTATTGAAGCGACCCGCCAGATCTTGGAAAAGCATCCGCGCATGCAAATCCTCATCCTCACCATGTTCAAGGACGACCAATCTGTTTTTGCAGCCATGCGTGCAGGAGCACGCGGGTATGTTTTGAAGGATGCAGATGAAGCTGAACTGATTCAATCCATTCGCATGGTGGGAAATGGTGGGGCCGTCTTCGGCTCCGATATCGCGTCGCGGATGATTCATTATTTTTCGAATCCGGCTCCCGATGAACCGCTGATGGATGCCAGTCTGTCCGAATTGACGAAGCGTGAACGGGAGATTCTCGAACGTATTGCGGAGGGGGACAGCAATGCCAAAATCGCGTCTCGCCTTCAGTTGACAACAAAGACTGTCGCCAACTATGTCTCGACGATTCTCAATAAGCTGCAGGTCGTCGATCGCAATGAAGCCGGACGTCTGGTGAAAAAAATGCGGGATGGAGATCAGCTTGATTTGACATGA